From a region of the Rhinolophus sinicus isolate RSC01 linkage group LG04, ASM3656204v1, whole genome shotgun sequence genome:
- the MAMDC4 gene encoding apical endosomal glycoprotein isoform X5, with protein sequence MCNFVCDCRGCSDETQCGYHGASPPLGAPFTCDFEQDSCGWRDISTSGYRWFRDRAGAVPEDPGLHSDHTLGTDLGWYVAVVTHRGKEASTAALRSPVLHEAAPTCELRLWYHAASADVAELRLELTHGMETLTLWQSSGPWGPGWQELVVATGRIRGDFRVTFSAIRNATHRGAVALDDVAFWGCALPTPQARCPLGHHHCRNKACVEPHQLCDGDDNCGDSSDEDTPTCSHHMSTDFETGLGLWKLSEGWTRNHSAGGPEHPAWPRRDHSRNSAQGYFLVSMAEPVAPAVLSSPEFQASGPHNCSLIFYHYLHGSEASCLQLFLQTQSPSAPQVPILLRRRHGELGAAWVRDRVDIQSEHPFRVRPARAALGGQAGGPGSPSGSWGRELREQVGASRLSAGSSWVLLWAACVWRDQSQGGVAFQWPLLKGCGGVMGGGVRTYEVQGVGQRSQPGDNRGRWAPETLCSQIHLAGQTGPGGVVGLDDLILSDGCQPVLEVSHSPPGLWSPASWPGPSSLQPQRFCEPGHLSCGDLCVPPEQLCDFQQQCEGGEDEQECGTTDFEPPTAGGWEDASVGRLQWGRLLAQDSGDPGTSGAAAGHFLSLQRAWGQLTAEARVLTPPLGPSGPHCELHLAYHFQSHPQGFLALVVVEGSTRELVWQAPSSNSGSSSRSWKVDTVLLGARRRPFQLEFVGLVDLDGPGQQGAGVDNVIMKDCSTSVATKRDTEVSCNFERDTCGWHTGHLTDAHWHRMESRGPGYDHTTGEGYFVLLNPTDPPARGPGGHLLTQPQMPAASEECLSFWYHLHGPQIGTLRLVMRQDGKADTHLWSQSGTHGNCWHEAWATLHHQMDSGAQYQLLFQGLRDGYHGTMALDDVALRPGPCWAPKRCSFEDSACGFSTGGLWTRQTNTTGRATWGPSTDHTTETAQGHYMVVNTSPQTLPRGHIASLTSEEHRPLAQPSCLTFWYHLSLQNPGTLQVHVEEAERRQVLSINDHGGLAWRLGSVDVQAQRAWRVVFEAVAAGVERSYMAVDDLLLQDGPCPRPASCDFETGLCGWSHLPWPDLGRYSWDWSSGATPSHYPQPPVDHTLGTDAGHFALFETSVLGPGGRAAWLHSQPLPATKASCLRFWYQMGFPEQFYKGELRVLLRSPRGQLAVWGAGGHRRHQWLEGQVEVASTEEFQVRPGCSGELRWGVLCESTQLLLPPNQIVFEATLGGQPALGPIALDDIEYLAGQRCQLLAPSQGDTAVATSVPAAVGGALLLLVLLGLLGLLGRLWLQKKGGCPSPGSTVAAAPGFDNILFNADQVTLPALVTDNP encoded by the exons ATGTGCAACTTCGTGTGTGACTGCAGGGGCTGCTCGGACGAGACCCAGTGTG GTTACCATGGGGCCTCACCCCCCCTGGGTGCCCCCTTCACCTGCGACTTCGAGCAGGACTCCTGTGGCTGGCGAGACATCAGCACCTCAGGCTACAGATGGTTCCGAGACCGGGCAGGGGCTGTGCCAGAGGACCCCGGGCTCCATTCAGACCACACTCTTGGCACTGACCTGG GCTGGTATGTGGCGGTTGTCACCCACCGTGGAAAAGAGGCGTCCACCGCAGCCCTGCGCTCCCCTGTCCTACACGAGGCGGCCCCCACCTGTGAGCTGAGGCTGTGGTACCACGCAGCCTCTGCAG ATGTGGCTGAGCTGCGGCTGGAGCTGACCCATGGAATGGAGACACTGACCCTGTGGCAAAGCTCGGGACCCTGGGGCCCAGGCTGGCAGGAGCTGGTGGTGGCCACTGGCCGCATCCGGGGTGACTTCCGG GTGACCTTCTCTGCCATCCGCAATGCCACCCACAGGGGCGCTGTGGCGTTGGATGACGTAGCTTTCTGGGGCTGTGCACTGCCCA CCCCCCAGGCGCGCTGCCCTCTGGGGCATCACCATTGCCGGAACAAGGCTTGCGTGGAGCCCCACCAGCTGTGCGATGGGGACGACAACTGTGGGGACAGTTCAGATGAGGACACGCCCACCTGCA GCCACCACATGTCCACAGACTTTGAGACAGGCCTGGGCCTGTGGAAGCTCTCTGAGGGCTGGACCCGGAACCATAGCGCTGGTGGCCCTGAGCACCCCGCCTGGCCTCGCCGTGACCACAGCCGGAACAGCGCTCAGG GCTACTTCCTGGTGTCCATGGCTGAGCCCGTTGCCCCTGCTGTCCTCTCCAGCCCCGAGTTCCAAGCATCGGGCCCCCACAACTGCTCG CTCATCTTCTATCACTACCTGCATGGGTCCGAGGCCAGCTGTCTCCAGCTATTCCTGCAGACTCAGAGCCCCAGTGCCCCCCAGGTCCCCATTCTGCTGCGTAGGCGCCATGGGGAGCTGGGGGCTGCCTGGGTCCGAGACCGGGTTGACATCCAGAGCGAGCACCCCTTCCGGGTGAGGCCAGCAAGGGCAGCGCTGGGGGGACAAGCAGGTGGCCCAGGGAGCCCCTcagggagctggggaagggagCTCAGGGAGCAGGTCGGGGCCTCCAGGCTGTCTGCAGGAAGCTCGTGGGTTCTTTTGTGGGCAGCATGTGTGTGGAGAGACCAGAGCCAAGGCGGGGTGGCTTTCCAATGGCCCCTCCTGAAGGGCTGTGGGGGTGTGATGGGAGGAGGTGTGCGCACTTACGAAGTACAAGGTGTGGGTCAGAGGAGCCAACCTGGGGACAACAGAGGGAGGTGGGCTCCTGAGACCCTGTGCTCTCAGATTCACCTGGCAGGGCAGACGGGTCCAGGAGGCGTGGTGGGCCTGGACGACCTCATCCTGTCCGACGGCTGCCAACCAGTCCTGG AGGTGTCCCACTCACCTCCTGGGCTCTGGAGCCCAGCATCCTGGCCGGGCCCGTCCAGCCTGCAGCCCCAAAGGTTCTGTGAGCCAGGACATCTTTCCTGTGGTGACCTGTGTGTCCCCCCAGAGCAGCTGTGTGACTTCCAACAGCAGTGCGAGGGGGGCGAGGATGAGCAGGAGTGCG GCACTACAGACTTCGAGCCTCCCACGGCCGGGGGCTGGGAGGACGCCAGCGTGGGACGGCTTCAGTGGGGGCGTCTCCTGGCCCAGGACAGTGGGGACCCTGGCACCAGTGGAGCTGCTGCTG GGCACTTCCTGTCTTTGCAGAGGGCCTGGGGGCAGCTGACAGCGGAGGCCCGGGTCCTCACACCCCCCCTAGGCCCCTCAGGCCCCCACTGTGAACTCCACTTGGCTTACCATTTTCAAAGTCACCCCCAAG GCTTCCTGGCGCTGGTCGTGGTGGAGGGCAGCACCCGGGAGCTGGTGTGGCAGGCCCCGAGCAGCaacagcggcagcagcagcaggagctggaAGGTGGACACGGTCCTTCTGGGGGCACGCCGCCGGCCCTTCCAG CTGGAGTTTGTGGGCCTGGTGGACTTGGATGGCCCTGGCCAGCAAGGCGCTGGGGTGGACAACGTGATCATGAAGGACTGCAGTACCTCAGTGGCCACCAAGAGAGACACAG AGGTCTCCTGTAACTTTGAGCGGGACACGTGCGGCTGGCACACGGGCCACCTCACAGATGCCCACTGGCACCGGATGGAGAGCCGTGGCCCTGGATATGACCACACCACAGGTGAAG gctaCTTTGTGCTCCTGAACCCCACAGACCCCCCAGCCCGGGGCCCTGGTGGGCACCTGCTCACCCAGCCCCAGATGCCGGCAGCCTCTGAGGAGtgtctctccttctggtaccatcTCCACGGGCCCCAGATTG GGACACTGCGTCTAGTGATGAGACAGGATGGGAAGGCAGACACACACCTGTGGTCACAGTCAGGCACCCATGGCAATTGCTGGCATGAGGCCTGGGCCACTCTCCACCACCAGATGGACTCTGGTGCCCAGTACCAA CTGCTGTTCCAGGGCCTCCGGGATGGGTACCATGGCACCATGGCACTGGATGACGTGGCCTTGCGGCCCGGGCCCTGTTGGGCCCCCAAGCGCTGCTCCTTCGAAGACTCAGCCTGTGGCTTCTCCACTGGGGGCCTCTGGACACGCCAGACCAATACCACTGGCCGTGCCACCTGGGGCCCCAGCACTGACCACACCACAGAGACCGCTCAGG GGCACTATATGGTGGTGAACACAAGCCCACAGACACTGCCACGAGGCCACATTGCCTCCCTGACCTCAGAGGAGCACAGGCCCCTGGCCCAGCCCTCCTGCCTGACCTTCTGGTACCACCTGAGCCTCCAAAACCCAG GTACCCTGCAGGTCCACGTGGAGGAGGCTGAGAGGCGACAGGTGCTCAGCATCAATGACCACGGGGGGCTTGCCTGGCGCCTGGGCAGCGTGGATGTGCAGGCCCAGCGGGCCTGgagg GTGGTGTTCGAGGCCGTGGCTGCTGGGGTAGAGCGCTCCTACATGGCGGTGGATGACCTGCTCCTCCAGGACGGACCCTGCCCTCGGCCAG CTTCCTGTGACTTTGAGACtggcctgtgtggctggagccATCTGCCCTGGCCTGACCTGGGCAGGTACAGCTGGGACTGGAGCAGTGGAGCCACACCCTCCCACTACCCCCAGCCCCCCGTGGACCACACTCTAGGCACTGACGCAG GCCACTTTGCTCTCTTTGAAACCAGCGTGCTGGGCCCAGGGGGCCGGGCGGCCTGGCTGCACAGCCAGCCTCTGCCTGCCACCAAGGCCTCCTGCCTCCGCTTCTGGTACCAGATGGGCTTTCCCGAGCAATTCT ACAAGGGCGAGCTGAGGGTGCTCCTGAGAAGTCCCCGTGGCCAGCTGGCTGTGTGGGGCGCGGGCGGGCACCGGCGGCACCAGTGGCTGGAAGGCCAGGTGGAGGTGGCCAGCACCGAGGAGTTCCAGGTGAGGCCAGGCTGCTCGGGAGAGCTCAGGTGGGGTGTCCTCTGCGAGTCCACACAGCTTCTCCTCCCTCCCAATCAGATCGTGTTTGAAGCCACTCTGGGCGGTCAGCCAGCCCTGGGGCCCATTGCCCTGGATGACATTGAGTATCTGGCCGGGCAGCGTTGCCAGCTGCTTGCACCCAGCCAGG GGGACACGGCAGTGGCCACTTCAGTGCCGGCCGCAGTGGGCGgcgccctcctcctcctcgtgCTCCTGGGGCTGCTTGGACTCTTGGGGCGGCTCTGGCTGCAGAAGAAGGGaggctgcccctccccaggcagcACTGTGGCCGCTGCCCCCGGCTTTGACAACATTCTCTTCAATGCG GATCAGGTCACCCTGCCTGCATTAGTCACCGACAACCCATAG
- the MAMDC4 gene encoding apical endosomal glycoprotein isoform X7, which produces MCNFVCDCRGCSDETQCGYHGASPPLGAPFTCDFEQDSCGWRDISTSGYRWFRDRAGAVPEDPGLHSDHTLGTDLGWYVAVVTHRGKEASTAALRSPVLHEAAPTCELRLWYHAASADVAELRLELTHGMETLTLWQSSGPWGPGWQELVVATGRIRGDFRVTFSAIRNATHRGAVALDDVAFWGCALPTPQARCPLGHHHCRNKACVEPHQLCDGDDNCGDSSDEDTPTCSHHMSTDFETGLGLWKLSEGWTRNHSAGGPEHPAWPRRDHSRNSAQGYFLVSMAEPVAPAVLSSPEFQASGPHNCSLIFYHYLHGSEASCLQLFLQTQSPSAPQVPILLRRRHGELGAAWVRDRVDIQSEHPFRVRPARAALGGQAGGPGSPSGSWGRELREQVGASRLSAGSSWVLLWAACVWRDQSQGGVAFQWPLLKGCGGVMGGGVRTYEVQGVGQRSQPGDNRGRWAPETLCSQIHLAGQTGPGGVVGLDDLILSDGCQPVLEVSHSPPGLWSPASWPGPSSLQPQRFCEPGHLSCGDLCVPPEQLCDFQQQCEGGEDEQECGTTDFEPPTAGGWEDASVGRLQWGRLLAQDSGDPGTSGAAAGHFLSLQRAWGQLTAEARVLTPPLGPSGPHCELHLAYHFQSHPQGFLALVVVEGSTRELVWQAPSSNSGSSSRSWKVDTVLLGARRRPFQLEFVGLVDLDGPGQQGAGVDNVIMKDCSTSVATKRDTEVSCNFERDTCGWHTGHLTDAHWHRMESRGPGYDHTTGEGYFVLLNPTDPPARGPGGHLLTQPQMPAASEECLSFWYHLHGPQIGTLRLVMRQDGKADTHLWSQSGTHGNCWHEAWATLHHQMDSGAQYQLLFQGLRDGYHGTMALDDVALRPGPCWAPKRCSFEDSACGFSTGGLWTRQTNTTGRATWGPSTDHTTETAQGHYMVVNTSPQTLPRGHIASLTSEEHRPLAQPSCLTFWYHLSLQNPGTLQVHVEEAERRQVLSINDHGGLAWRLGSVDVQAQRAWRVVFEAVAAGVERSYMAVDDLLLQDGPCPRPASCDFETGLCGWSHLPWPDLGRYSWDWSSGATPSHYPQPPVDHTLGTDAGHFALFETSVLGPGGRAAWLHSQPLPATKASCLRFWYQMGFPEQFYKGELRVLLRSPRGQLAVWGAGGHRRHQWLEGQVEVASTEEFQIVFEATLGGQPALGPIALDDIEYLAGQRCQLLAPSQGDTAVATSVPAAVGGALLLLVLLGLLGLLGRLWLQKKGGCPSPGSTVAAAPGFDNILFNADQVTLPALVTDNP; this is translated from the exons ATGTGCAACTTCGTGTGTGACTGCAGGGGCTGCTCGGACGAGACCCAGTGTG GTTACCATGGGGCCTCACCCCCCCTGGGTGCCCCCTTCACCTGCGACTTCGAGCAGGACTCCTGTGGCTGGCGAGACATCAGCACCTCAGGCTACAGATGGTTCCGAGACCGGGCAGGGGCTGTGCCAGAGGACCCCGGGCTCCATTCAGACCACACTCTTGGCACTGACCTGG GCTGGTATGTGGCGGTTGTCACCCACCGTGGAAAAGAGGCGTCCACCGCAGCCCTGCGCTCCCCTGTCCTACACGAGGCGGCCCCCACCTGTGAGCTGAGGCTGTGGTACCACGCAGCCTCTGCAG ATGTGGCTGAGCTGCGGCTGGAGCTGACCCATGGAATGGAGACACTGACCCTGTGGCAAAGCTCGGGACCCTGGGGCCCAGGCTGGCAGGAGCTGGTGGTGGCCACTGGCCGCATCCGGGGTGACTTCCGG GTGACCTTCTCTGCCATCCGCAATGCCACCCACAGGGGCGCTGTGGCGTTGGATGACGTAGCTTTCTGGGGCTGTGCACTGCCCA CCCCCCAGGCGCGCTGCCCTCTGGGGCATCACCATTGCCGGAACAAGGCTTGCGTGGAGCCCCACCAGCTGTGCGATGGGGACGACAACTGTGGGGACAGTTCAGATGAGGACACGCCCACCTGCA GCCACCACATGTCCACAGACTTTGAGACAGGCCTGGGCCTGTGGAAGCTCTCTGAGGGCTGGACCCGGAACCATAGCGCTGGTGGCCCTGAGCACCCCGCCTGGCCTCGCCGTGACCACAGCCGGAACAGCGCTCAGG GCTACTTCCTGGTGTCCATGGCTGAGCCCGTTGCCCCTGCTGTCCTCTCCAGCCCCGAGTTCCAAGCATCGGGCCCCCACAACTGCTCG CTCATCTTCTATCACTACCTGCATGGGTCCGAGGCCAGCTGTCTCCAGCTATTCCTGCAGACTCAGAGCCCCAGTGCCCCCCAGGTCCCCATTCTGCTGCGTAGGCGCCATGGGGAGCTGGGGGCTGCCTGGGTCCGAGACCGGGTTGACATCCAGAGCGAGCACCCCTTCCGGGTGAGGCCAGCAAGGGCAGCGCTGGGGGGACAAGCAGGTGGCCCAGGGAGCCCCTcagggagctggggaagggagCTCAGGGAGCAGGTCGGGGCCTCCAGGCTGTCTGCAGGAAGCTCGTGGGTTCTTTTGTGGGCAGCATGTGTGTGGAGAGACCAGAGCCAAGGCGGGGTGGCTTTCCAATGGCCCCTCCTGAAGGGCTGTGGGGGTGTGATGGGAGGAGGTGTGCGCACTTACGAAGTACAAGGTGTGGGTCAGAGGAGCCAACCTGGGGACAACAGAGGGAGGTGGGCTCCTGAGACCCTGTGCTCTCAGATTCACCTGGCAGGGCAGACGGGTCCAGGAGGCGTGGTGGGCCTGGACGACCTCATCCTGTCCGACGGCTGCCAACCAGTCCTGG AGGTGTCCCACTCACCTCCTGGGCTCTGGAGCCCAGCATCCTGGCCGGGCCCGTCCAGCCTGCAGCCCCAAAGGTTCTGTGAGCCAGGACATCTTTCCTGTGGTGACCTGTGTGTCCCCCCAGAGCAGCTGTGTGACTTCCAACAGCAGTGCGAGGGGGGCGAGGATGAGCAGGAGTGCG GCACTACAGACTTCGAGCCTCCCACGGCCGGGGGCTGGGAGGACGCCAGCGTGGGACGGCTTCAGTGGGGGCGTCTCCTGGCCCAGGACAGTGGGGACCCTGGCACCAGTGGAGCTGCTGCTG GGCACTTCCTGTCTTTGCAGAGGGCCTGGGGGCAGCTGACAGCGGAGGCCCGGGTCCTCACACCCCCCCTAGGCCCCTCAGGCCCCCACTGTGAACTCCACTTGGCTTACCATTTTCAAAGTCACCCCCAAG GCTTCCTGGCGCTGGTCGTGGTGGAGGGCAGCACCCGGGAGCTGGTGTGGCAGGCCCCGAGCAGCaacagcggcagcagcagcaggagctggaAGGTGGACACGGTCCTTCTGGGGGCACGCCGCCGGCCCTTCCAG CTGGAGTTTGTGGGCCTGGTGGACTTGGATGGCCCTGGCCAGCAAGGCGCTGGGGTGGACAACGTGATCATGAAGGACTGCAGTACCTCAGTGGCCACCAAGAGAGACACAG AGGTCTCCTGTAACTTTGAGCGGGACACGTGCGGCTGGCACACGGGCCACCTCACAGATGCCCACTGGCACCGGATGGAGAGCCGTGGCCCTGGATATGACCACACCACAGGTGAAG gctaCTTTGTGCTCCTGAACCCCACAGACCCCCCAGCCCGGGGCCCTGGTGGGCACCTGCTCACCCAGCCCCAGATGCCGGCAGCCTCTGAGGAGtgtctctccttctggtaccatcTCCACGGGCCCCAGATTG GGACACTGCGTCTAGTGATGAGACAGGATGGGAAGGCAGACACACACCTGTGGTCACAGTCAGGCACCCATGGCAATTGCTGGCATGAGGCCTGGGCCACTCTCCACCACCAGATGGACTCTGGTGCCCAGTACCAA CTGCTGTTCCAGGGCCTCCGGGATGGGTACCATGGCACCATGGCACTGGATGACGTGGCCTTGCGGCCCGGGCCCTGTTGGGCCCCCAAGCGCTGCTCCTTCGAAGACTCAGCCTGTGGCTTCTCCACTGGGGGCCTCTGGACACGCCAGACCAATACCACTGGCCGTGCCACCTGGGGCCCCAGCACTGACCACACCACAGAGACCGCTCAGG GGCACTATATGGTGGTGAACACAAGCCCACAGACACTGCCACGAGGCCACATTGCCTCCCTGACCTCAGAGGAGCACAGGCCCCTGGCCCAGCCCTCCTGCCTGACCTTCTGGTACCACCTGAGCCTCCAAAACCCAG GTACCCTGCAGGTCCACGTGGAGGAGGCTGAGAGGCGACAGGTGCTCAGCATCAATGACCACGGGGGGCTTGCCTGGCGCCTGGGCAGCGTGGATGTGCAGGCCCAGCGGGCCTGgagg GTGGTGTTCGAGGCCGTGGCTGCTGGGGTAGAGCGCTCCTACATGGCGGTGGATGACCTGCTCCTCCAGGACGGACCCTGCCCTCGGCCAG CTTCCTGTGACTTTGAGACtggcctgtgtggctggagccATCTGCCCTGGCCTGACCTGGGCAGGTACAGCTGGGACTGGAGCAGTGGAGCCACACCCTCCCACTACCCCCAGCCCCCCGTGGACCACACTCTAGGCACTGACGCAG GCCACTTTGCTCTCTTTGAAACCAGCGTGCTGGGCCCAGGGGGCCGGGCGGCCTGGCTGCACAGCCAGCCTCTGCCTGCCACCAAGGCCTCCTGCCTCCGCTTCTGGTACCAGATGGGCTTTCCCGAGCAATTCT ACAAGGGCGAGCTGAGGGTGCTCCTGAGAAGTCCCCGTGGCCAGCTGGCTGTGTGGGGCGCGGGCGGGCACCGGCGGCACCAGTGGCTGGAAGGCCAGGTGGAGGTGGCCAGCACCGAGGAGTTCCAG ATCGTGTTTGAAGCCACTCTGGGCGGTCAGCCAGCCCTGGGGCCCATTGCCCTGGATGACATTGAGTATCTGGCCGGGCAGCGTTGCCAGCTGCTTGCACCCAGCCAGG GGGACACGGCAGTGGCCACTTCAGTGCCGGCCGCAGTGGGCGgcgccctcctcctcctcgtgCTCCTGGGGCTGCTTGGACTCTTGGGGCGGCTCTGGCTGCAGAAGAAGGGaggctgcccctccccaggcagcACTGTGGCCGCTGCCCCCGGCTTTGACAACATTCTCTTCAATGCG GATCAGGTCACCCTGCCTGCATTAGTCACCGACAACCCATAG